The following are encoded together in the Nitrospira sp. genome:
- the cobD gene encoding cobalamin biosynthesis protein CobD, translating into MTGGELLVASALDVLVGDPHWLPHPVRVIGRCITWVDSGIRGICPNAVSLRIAGICLAAGLPMTTFLITSVILEEAEGVAGWLGTALSIGLASTTLAARDLWDHVHAVDASLQAGELPAARRAVAMIVGRDTDGLSESEVARATMETVAESTADGVVAPLFYLAIGGVPLALAYKAINTLDSMIGHRDERYIDFGWASARLDDVANWIPARLTAVLLVVGAGLMTSQLDPVRQGWRVFSRDGGKHPSPNSGRPEAAMAGVFGVRLGGTNLYGGVPHDRPILGQEGREAGPHDIAPAAKVMAMASALGVFLAVGIRWLL; encoded by the coding sequence ATGACCGGCGGCGAACTCCTCGTAGCGTCTGCATTGGACGTGCTGGTTGGCGACCCACACTGGTTGCCGCATCCTGTTCGTGTGATAGGACGATGCATCACCTGGGTTGATTCTGGGATACGGGGGATCTGTCCGAATGCCGTCAGTCTTCGTATTGCAGGGATCTGCCTTGCAGCCGGACTTCCGATGACGACGTTCTTGATCACATCGGTCATCCTGGAAGAGGCCGAAGGGGTTGCGGGATGGTTAGGAACGGCTCTCTCTATCGGATTGGCTTCGACGACGCTCGCCGCACGAGATCTGTGGGATCATGTTCATGCCGTGGATGCCTCACTCCAGGCTGGAGAACTCCCAGCTGCGCGCCGAGCGGTCGCGATGATTGTCGGAAGAGATACAGATGGACTCTCCGAATCCGAAGTGGCTCGTGCGACTATGGAAACAGTCGCAGAAAGCACGGCAGACGGTGTGGTCGCTCCACTATTTTATCTGGCGATTGGTGGTGTTCCACTAGCGTTGGCGTATAAGGCGATCAACACGCTGGATTCTATGATCGGCCATCGTGACGAACGTTACATCGATTTTGGATGGGCATCGGCTCGACTTGATGATGTAGCCAACTGGATTCCAGCTCGTCTGACAGCGGTGTTGCTGGTTGTTGGGGCTGGCTTGATGACCAGCCAATTGGATCCGGTCCGCCAGGGATGGCGAGTGTTCAGCCGGGACGGAGGAAAACATCCCAGTCCCAACAGCGGCAGACCTGAGGCCGCCATGGCCGGGGTTTTTGGCGTGAGATTGGGTGGTACCAACTTGTATGGCGGTGTTCCGCACGACCGTCCAATCCTCGGCCAAGAGGGGCGAGAGGCCGGACCTCACGACATTGCGCCGGCGGCCAAGGTAATGGCCATGGCCAGTGCGTTGGGTGTTTTCCTGGCAGTGGGAATCAGATGGCTCCTGTGA
- the bluB gene encoding 5,6-dimethylbenzimidazole synthase: MSRPQGRFSEPERQAVYRAIFERRDVRRNFLPRSIPEAVMRRLLTAAHHAGSVGFMQPWDFIVIRNPETKHAVKELFLDANTKAARRYRGAKGELYRRLKLEGIEEAPINLCITCSRRRGGADVLGRSTVRATDLYSTCCAVQNLWLAARAEGIGVGWVSILDHEALKRVIGVPKSLTVLAYLCLGYVSKFEPAPDLETAGWRNRIPVDQLIHYEAWGYQGSDKERNGDADYKSLHQNGRRGKNQTRRRTDGVERQSAGRRLRDHR, from the coding sequence ATGAGCCGACCACAGGGACGATTTTCTGAGCCAGAACGGCAGGCGGTCTATCGGGCGATCTTTGAACGTCGAGATGTGCGGCGAAACTTTCTTCCGCGATCAATTCCTGAGGCGGTGATGAGGCGACTGTTGACGGCGGCCCATCATGCCGGGTCGGTTGGGTTTATGCAGCCGTGGGATTTTATCGTGATCCGTAACCCTGAGACGAAGCACGCAGTGAAAGAGTTGTTTCTTGATGCCAATACCAAGGCTGCACGCCGTTACAGGGGAGCGAAGGGTGAACTGTATCGGCGCCTGAAACTCGAGGGGATTGAAGAAGCTCCGATCAATTTGTGCATCACCTGTAGCCGGAGGCGTGGGGGGGCGGATGTGCTCGGGCGTTCCACCGTACGTGCGACGGATTTATACAGTACCTGTTGTGCCGTTCAAAATCTCTGGTTGGCCGCCAGGGCTGAAGGGATTGGGGTGGGATGGGTCAGTATTCTCGATCATGAGGCACTGAAACGGGTCATCGGTGTGCCGAAATCGTTGACCGTGTTGGCCTATCTGTGCCTAGGGTATGTGTCAAAGTTTGAACCAGCACCGGACCTGGAAACCGCCGGATGGCGGAACCGGATTCCAGTTGATCAGCTCATTCACTATGAGGCATGGGGCTACCAAGGTTCTGACAAGGAGAGAAACGGAGATGCGGATTACAAAAGTCTACACCAGAACGGGCGACGCGGGAAAAACCAGACTCGCCGGAGGACAGACGGTGTGGAAAGACAGTCTGCGGGTCGACGCCTACGGGACCATCGATGA
- the cobU gene encoding bifunctional adenosylcobinamide kinase/adenosylcobinamide-phosphate guanylyltransferase — MSPSKRSKRPSSGRAKGRLIVVLGGASSGKSEFALQCAGSRGPRAFVATGQGLDNEMADRIARHRATRSTDWETVEEPLHVQEWFAKQGSEYRTILFDCVTLWLSNLIGAGLTAPVILGRVGTLVDRMRGTGARVVIVTNELGFGVVPAEPMARAFRDLSGRVNQSIAREADEVYLVVSGLSLRMK; from the coding sequence ATGTCGCCAAGCAAGCGGAGTAAGCGTCCATCTTCCGGGAGAGCGAAGGGCCGTCTTATTGTTGTTCTGGGTGGGGCCTCGTCAGGAAAAAGTGAATTTGCCCTCCAGTGTGCTGGCTCGCGTGGCCCACGTGCATTCGTGGCGACCGGGCAAGGGCTCGATAATGAAATGGCAGACCGCATTGCTCGGCATCGGGCGACGAGGTCGACGGATTGGGAGACCGTTGAAGAACCGCTGCATGTGCAGGAATGGTTTGCTAAGCAGGGCTCAGAGTATAGGACCATCTTATTCGATTGCGTGACCTTGTGGTTGAGTAATCTGATCGGGGCCGGTCTCACAGCGCCTGTTATTCTGGGGCGAGTGGGAACGCTTGTGGACCGGATGCGAGGCACAGGGGCAAGGGTGGTGATCGTCACGAATGAGTTGGGGTTTGGCGTGGTTCCGGCTGAACCGATGGCGCGAGCCTTTCGTGATCTGTCCGGACGGGTGAATCAGTCCATTGCTCGGGAAGCAGATGAGGTTTATCTGGTGGTCAGCGGGCTGTCGCTTCGCATGAAGTGA
- the cobT gene encoding nicotinate-nucleotide--dimethylbenzimidazole phosphoribosyltransferase: MSIADVCRRIHPLDPNLQTKAQAHLSRLTKPQGSLGRLEELAAAYVTMTGEEKPTIPHGTVFTFAADHGVAAEGVSAYPREVTPQMVLNFLRGGAGVNVLARHARVAVRVVDIGVDYEFTTAPGLIHRKIMKGTQNLACEPAMTREQAEQAVMVGIELAMEAVQEGIGLIGTGEMGIGNTTSSAAITAVMTGRPVAEVTGNGTGIEESNRLHKVRVIQRALDLHRPKPDDPIGVLAKVGGLEIGGLAGLMLGAAASRVPVVLDGFIAGAAALIAVGLEPLCREYLIAAHRSVERGHRAILDQLNLAPLLDFDFRLGEGTGACLGMDLVCAAVKVYNEMATFEEAGVANKL; the protein is encoded by the coding sequence ATGTCGATTGCAGATGTGTGTCGTCGTATCCATCCGCTGGATCCGAACCTCCAGACAAAAGCACAGGCCCATTTGAGTCGGCTGACCAAGCCGCAGGGCAGCCTTGGTCGACTGGAGGAATTGGCCGCTGCCTACGTCACCATGACCGGTGAGGAGAAGCCCACTATTCCCCATGGAACGGTGTTTACCTTTGCTGCTGATCATGGCGTCGCCGCTGAAGGGGTGAGTGCCTATCCTCGCGAGGTGACTCCTCAGATGGTGCTGAACTTCCTTCGGGGAGGAGCCGGTGTGAACGTCCTGGCACGGCATGCGCGTGTGGCTGTTCGAGTCGTCGATATCGGAGTGGACTACGAGTTTACAACCGCCCCGGGATTGATCCATCGAAAGATCATGAAAGGGACGCAGAACCTTGCCTGTGAGCCGGCAATGACCAGAGAACAAGCAGAGCAAGCCGTCATGGTTGGGATTGAGTTAGCCATGGAGGCCGTCCAGGAAGGCATCGGTCTCATTGGAACAGGGGAGATGGGGATTGGGAACACGACCTCCAGCGCAGCCATTACTGCGGTGATGACTGGTCGGCCAGTGGCAGAGGTAACGGGGAATGGAACCGGTATTGAGGAGTCCAATCGGTTGCATAAGGTGAGGGTGATCCAGCGGGCACTCGACCTTCATCGTCCGAAGCCGGACGATCCGATCGGCGTCTTGGCAAAGGTTGGAGGTTTGGAAATCGGTGGGTTGGCGGGGCTCATGCTCGGTGCGGCGGCCTCCCGCGTGCCGGTCGTGCTGGACGGGTTCATCGCTGGTGCCGCGGCGTTGATTGCCGTCGGACTTGAGCCGCTGTGTCGCGAGTATCTGATCGCTGCGCATCGGTCGGTCGAACGAGGACATCGCGCGATTTTGGATCAGTTGAACTTGGCCCCGCTGTTGGATTTTGATTTTCGTCTTGGTGAGGGCACAGGGGCTTGCCTAGGGATGGATCTTGTTTGTGCTGCTGTGAAAGTCTACAACGAGATGGCAACATTCGAAGAAGCCGGTGTTGCGAACAAGTTGTGA
- a CDS encoding cobyrinate a,c-diamide synthase, giving the protein MKPYPRLVIAGTSSGVGKTTATLAILAALRERGRLVQPFKAGPDFIDPSHHQAVTGRPSRNLDGWILGERLNRESFTRAAADADLSVIEGMMGLFDGSSPLNDIGSTAELAKQLDAPVILVIDGSAMARSAAAMVAGYACFDPAVCVAGVLFNRVSSEGHYKLLKAAVEQETDVVAVGYLCPDAEVTITDRHLGLTMAHEQRDRSLSHRLAKAALNTVDLDRLESLANSCARLPPASARIMSRRPNPVRIGVAQDQAFCFYYADNLELLEAAGGELVAFSPLHDAKLPDDLGMLYLGGGYPELHGSALASNRPMKSAIKRFGEQGGTIYAECGGMMYLTQSMRDFDGCLHEMVGLFPAEATMQRTGMTLGYRSIEVVQSCVIGPAGLTARGHEFHYSTISPKGSLAYVCTSTDAQGASKGADGMVTNKTLGLYTHLHFASQPSCVKALVDSAGCSTT; this is encoded by the coding sequence ATGAAGCCGTATCCTCGACTCGTCATTGCTGGGACATCGAGTGGTGTCGGCAAGACGACAGCGACATTGGCGATTCTGGCGGCCTTGCGCGAGCGGGGCCGCCTCGTACAGCCGTTTAAAGCCGGCCCTGATTTCATTGATCCCAGCCATCATCAGGCGGTGACAGGAAGGCCGTCGAGGAATCTCGACGGCTGGATATTAGGAGAGCGTCTCAATCGAGAGAGCTTTACTCGTGCTGCAGCAGATGCGGATCTCTCCGTGATCGAAGGGATGATGGGCCTGTTTGATGGTAGCTCGCCGCTGAATGACATTGGGAGTACGGCAGAGCTGGCCAAACAATTGGACGCACCGGTTATTCTGGTCATCGACGGCAGCGCTATGGCTCGTTCCGCCGCAGCGATGGTGGCAGGCTATGCGTGCTTCGATCCTGCGGTATGCGTGGCCGGCGTGTTGTTCAACAGAGTCAGCAGCGAAGGCCATTACAAATTGTTGAAAGCCGCGGTCGAGCAGGAGACGGATGTCGTGGCGGTTGGGTATCTCTGTCCTGATGCAGAGGTGACCATCACGGATCGACACCTTGGTCTTACAATGGCTCACGAGCAACGAGATCGGAGTCTCTCTCATCGGTTGGCCAAGGCTGCCTTGAATACAGTGGATTTGGATCGCCTTGAATCACTTGCTAATTCGTGCGCGCGGTTGCCTCCGGCTTCAGCGCGCATCATGTCTCGTCGGCCAAACCCTGTTCGTATTGGGGTGGCGCAGGACCAGGCCTTTTGCTTTTATTATGCGGATAATCTGGAATTACTCGAAGCAGCCGGAGGCGAACTAGTTGCATTCTCTCCACTCCATGATGCTAAGCTCCCCGATGATCTTGGCATGCTCTATCTTGGTGGCGGATATCCAGAATTGCACGGTTCAGCCTTAGCTTCCAACAGACCCATGAAATCGGCGATCAAACGATTTGGAGAGCAAGGCGGAACGATTTATGCGGAATGCGGCGGCATGATGTACCTCACACAGAGCATGAGGGATTTTGACGGCTGCTTGCATGAGATGGTGGGCCTATTCCCGGCCGAAGCAACCATGCAGCGTACGGGAATGACGTTGGGGTATCGCTCGATTGAGGTGGTTCAGTCCTGCGTCATCGGGCCGGCTGGGCTTACTGCACGGGGGCATGAGTTCCACTACTCGACGATTTCACCAAAAGGCTCGCTGGCTTATGTATGTACGTCGACCGATGCACAGGGCGCGTCGAAGGGGGCCGATGGAATGGTTACAAACAAGACGTTGGGGCTTTACACACACTTGCATTTTGCCAGCCAACCATCGTGTGTAAAAGCACTGGTCGATTCAGCAGGTTGCAGCACCACGTAG
- the cobS gene encoding adenosylcobinamide-GDP ribazoletransferase yields the protein MSMGAIARPFLFAWHFLTTIPLSRAHHEPTAPELAASMVWYPVIGLLIGGGLVAADVALRVLFEGAVVSALLITLLVLCTRGLHQDGLVDMLDGLAGGRTPSERLSIMRDPHIGALGATGLFLSILLRYAGLLALPQEIRVPALWCMPAVGRWAMVTSAWMSPYARAEGGLAAPFLTHLSWRQVVLSTLVVTIGLVVGFGAVNAGVVMSAGVCVLLIGWWGCRSWFGGITGDTLGATNEVSEILFLLFVPLLLRLS from the coding sequence ATGTCTATGGGAGCCATCGCCCGTCCATTTCTCTTTGCCTGGCATTTTCTGACGACGATTCCATTGAGCAGAGCGCATCATGAGCCGACAGCACCGGAGCTCGCTGCATCGATGGTCTGGTACCCCGTGATCGGCCTACTGATCGGTGGTGGCTTAGTTGCCGCCGACGTAGCCTTGCGAGTGCTCTTTGAGGGGGCTGTCGTGAGTGCGCTGTTGATTACCCTCTTGGTCCTGTGCACTCGCGGGCTTCATCAAGATGGGTTGGTCGATATGCTGGATGGGCTGGCTGGAGGCCGGACACCGTCTGAGCGGCTCTCGATTATGCGCGATCCTCATATCGGGGCGCTTGGTGCCACGGGGCTCTTTCTATCGATCCTGCTTCGGTATGCAGGCTTGTTGGCGCTTCCTCAGGAGATTCGAGTCCCCGCCTTGTGGTGTATGCCGGCGGTGGGTCGTTGGGCCATGGTGACATCAGCATGGATGTCTCCTTATGCCAGAGCGGAGGGAGGCTTAGCGGCACCATTTCTCACCCATCTGTCCTGGCGGCAGGTTGTCCTCTCGACCCTTGTCGTGACCATTGGGTTAGTTGTAGGGTTTGGCGCGGTCAACGCGGGTGTCGTTATGTCGGCGGGGGTGTGCGTTCTATTGATCGGTTGGTGGGGCTGCCGCAGCTGGTTCGGTGGGATCACCGGCGATACACTTGGAGCCACCAACGAGGTGAGCGAGATTCTGTTCCTCCTATTCGTTCCTCTCTTGCTCCGGTTGTCATGA
- a CDS encoding cysteine-rich CWC family protein — protein sequence MRGPVEKICEHCGQPFQCGGYQCWCGTLGITEHQMDWIAARYEDCLCRICLGKVATGELGPQSSSII from the coding sequence ATGAGAGGTCCTGTTGAAAAGATCTGTGAACACTGCGGACAGCCGTTCCAGTGTGGCGGGTACCAATGCTGGTGTGGCACATTGGGGATCACAGAGCACCAGATGGACTGGATTGCTGCACGGTATGAGGACTGTCTCTGTCGGATTTGCCTGGGGAAAGTTGCCACCGGTGAGTTAGGACCGCAATCGTCATCAATTATTTGA
- a CDS encoding cob(I)yrinic acid a,c-diamide adenosyltransferase, with amino-acid sequence MRITKVYTRTGDAGKTRLAGGQTVWKDSLRVDAYGTIDELNSSLGIVRVLNGEMIEHHTQARQLEDELRWVQNKLFDVGSILATAPGQTFKNMPQVQASDVTRLEKLIDRCQKNLEPLKEFILPGGGKVSSFLHQARTICRRAERLCVALSKTEPVDPTIIKFVNRLSDALFVLARWVAKTQGEPEFLWERNVAKQAE; translated from the coding sequence ATGCGGATTACAAAAGTCTACACCAGAACGGGCGACGCGGGAAAAACCAGACTCGCCGGAGGACAGACGGTGTGGAAAGACAGTCTGCGGGTCGACGCCTACGGGACCATCGATGAGTTGAATTCCTCACTTGGGATTGTTCGGGTGCTCAACGGAGAAATGATCGAGCACCACACACAGGCTCGCCAGTTGGAGGATGAGCTGCGGTGGGTGCAGAACAAACTGTTTGACGTCGGAAGCATTCTGGCAACGGCACCCGGACAGACTTTCAAGAATATGCCCCAGGTTCAGGCGAGCGATGTCACGCGTTTGGAAAAACTGATCGATCGTTGTCAAAAGAATTTAGAACCACTCAAAGAATTCATCTTGCCCGGCGGAGGAAAAGTGTCGAGTTTTCTCCACCAAGCCAGGACAATTTGTCGTCGAGCTGAGCGCTTGTGTGTGGCGCTCTCAAAAACTGAACCAGTCGATCCGACCATCATCAAGTTCGTCAATCGGCTGAGTGATGCCTTGTTTGTCCTGGCTCGGTGGGTGGCCAAAACACAGGGCGAACCAGAGTTCTTATGGGAACGGAATGTCGCCAAGCAAGCGGAGTAA